The sequence CCAGGTAGCGCCGCTATTGAGGGAGTATTGCCATTTACCGTTGCCGGTTAAATCGGTTACAGCAATTCCTTGAGCATTCTTGTTGATATCAGTAATCGAATTTTTGATCAGGTCGGCAACTAAAATTCCTTTATTATTGGCATCAGTGATATCTTCATTAATCGTTGGCAGCTTTGGCTCACCATCTTTATTCAATACAGGTGCCTCGTTCCTACGCAAGCTGTTAATCCAGGTCGTGTTATCTCCACCGTTGGCTAAACCAGGATTAGCAGCTGCAGCATTAAAATCACTTGACCAGTTATTACCTGATGCTGTGTTACCTAGGTAAGCGCTGGCTTGACCAGCTTTAGGAGTAGAAGTTCTAGAAAATTTAGCTATTTCCACCCCGTTCTGATTGATGAATCGAGGGATATCAGTATTATCATTATTAGCAAAAGCACCATTTGTTGCCCAACCAATTACCCCATTAATGGCAAATAATCCTGTGTTATTTCGAGACGATATTTGTAGTACATAATCTCCTTTAGCCGGGTCGTAAGTTAAGTCTGGAATAATAGTACTGTCAACATCATTGCCGTTATAAAGCACTATTAAAGTTCCAGCCTTCAATGATTTGAACCCTTCACCAAATAGCTCGATGTTAAGTTGATTATTACCATCAGCTAATTTGTGATACTGTAGATCTAGGTTATCTTTAACAACAAGAATCTCCACCCATTCTTTACCGCCACCGTTACCTTGAGAAAATTCGTTGATGATGACATCTCCAGCGATGGCTAAAACTGAGCTATAAGTCTGCATTACTTCAGTTTTAAATGCCAAGGTAGAGTTAATTGCACCAATTTCAAATTCTAAATTCCAGTCACCACCTAATTTTGAGCTACCTGTTTTGTTAGTCGAAGCAGCAATATTTGCTTGAGTTAATTGACTGATTTGCTGCACAAATTTTGTGCCTTCACCACTGGCGACATCGCAACCATAAAGTAAAATATCTGCATCATAAGTTAAAGAATTTGCCCATTGTTGTAACTGATGACTATAAAATATGATATTTTCTGCATTAAGTTGAGTTGCTCCCAGTTGCAAGCTACCTTGGCTACCGTGAGAAACGATGTGAACTGACTTAAATTGACCTGTGGCTAAGGATTCTGTGATTTGGGCTATGCCGTCTTTTTTTGGGTCAAGGAGCACAACTCGAAATCCCGGTTTTAACCCGACTATTAGACTGTGATAATCAGCAACTGCTGTGTCTATAAAAACGATATCTTTAATAGCAATTGAGAATGTTTGAACATAATTAATCTGGTTTGTAAAAGTTTTATTTTCTAGTAGTTGCATCATAATTTTTAGGTTAAATGGAATTTTTGGACTAGCCGATATTAACGATATCTAAGTGCAATTTATGCCAAATAAAAAACAATTACCACAGTGATAATACGTGGCAATTTTTATATATTAGAAATGAAAATATAGCTAGATAAATCAATCTATGTCTGATGCTGTATCTAGTGTAGAAAATGCTTGTTAGGCATGAATATTAGGTTAGGCGAATTACCTATAAAATCACAATCTTGATGAAGTTATGGTGAATCAAATACCATCAAAGCTATTTAATCAGTAGTTCTGGTGATACTAATCCTTTTTGAATAGCTAAAACTGCAGCTTGAGTGCGATCGCGCACTTCTAATTTCTGTAAAATGGCATGAATATGCACCCGTACTGTACCGGGTACGATGTAGAGAATTTCAGCAATTTCTTGATTGCTTTTACCAGTTGCTACCAGCGCCAAGATTTCCTGCTCTCGCTTGGTTAAAGGATTTTCGAGAGTTTGGGTTGGTTTTTCTAAGGGTGCGGGTGTGGAATTACTTTCTAACGCTGCTCTAATTTCTGTTGTCGCTGTTTGATCCCACCAGGAAGCACCAGCAGCGACTGAACGTAACGCTAATATTAAAGATTCAGGTGGAATACCCTTGAGACAGTATCCTTGCGCTCCTGCGGAAATTAACTTTGTAATTAGGGGTTTTTCTGTACGAGACGTTAACACCAGAATTGGTAAGTTGGGTTGCTGTTGTTTAATCTGGCGACATGCTTCAATCCCGCCAATTCCTGGTAAACCTATATCTAGTAAGACTAAATTCAGGGGATAGCGTTTTGCCAATTCTACAGCTTGTTCCCCATCTTCTGCTTCTGCGACAATTTCCAGACCCGTTTCCTGCTCTAGACGTACCTTTAAACCAAGGCGAAACAGTTCGTCGTCTTCCACGAGTAGGATTTTGATTGCATTAGCCGATTTTGTCATTCGTTATTTGTGATTTTCTTTCATTTTCCTTGTCTACCCTATTCTTGATTCCTCATGCTTCGTCGTCTACATTTGTGGGTGGTAGACAAGCGGGGAGTCGGAAGCCGAAGAGGGCGCCTCGTGGAGAGCGATTCTCTGCCCAAATTGTACCTTTATGTGCGGCAATAATTTGCCTGGTTAGGTATAGCCCTAATCCAGATCCGGGTACGTGGCGATCGCTATGTCCTTGATAAAACCGCTCAAATAAGTGCGGTAACTCTTCTGCGGTAAAGCCAGGGCCGTTATCAAGTATTTTTACGACCTGATTTTCCGAATCGCTTTCGAGTACTACTTCTACTTTACTGCCACGGGGGGTGTGGTTAATGCCGTTGATCAGAAGATTACTAAACACACGCCCTAGTTGCAAAGCATCGCCATTTACCCAGGAAAAACGGCGGTAATCTGATTCTCCATAATGGATCGTTACATATATTTGGCGCGTTCTGGCTAATTCACCCAAGGTAGCAATGACTTCTTGTGCTAAAGCTTCTAAGTTAACGGGTAGTATATTCAGTTTTAATCCCTCAGCATCATTTCGGTACACATCCAACAGTGTTTGTACTAATTGGAGTGTGCGATGATGACTGCGAGTCATTGTTTGCAGAACTTTGTCTTGGGTAGGTGTCACTTCACCAAATTGACCACTTTGAAAATATTTGAGCGTTTCCATTGCTCCTAACAGGGGTGTTTTCAAATCGTGAGTCAGAGTAGAAACAAAATCTTCACGCATCCTAGCTAGTTGTTTTTGAGAGCGTAATTTTGCTTTTGTATCTGCGATCGCTTCTTCATTATGGCGGTTACGTTGGCTCAACCATCCTGTTACTAATAGTGCTAATACCGCAATCAAGCGATTTGCTATTGTGGAGGGATCAATCTTTTCTAGGGACGGGATCAACAAGTTGAGTAGTGTTAATCCTACTGATGCTAAGGTAACACCAAACATTGCTGCACGATTTAATCGTGAGCTGGCTAACAAAATTGTTCCTGTATACAGGTAGCCAAATACATACCGAGGTGGTGTCAAATATTCTAGGGCTATAACTACGGCAAAGGCAATTCCTATTAGCCAGTATATCTGCCAAGGTTCCTCAAAATTAAAACTACTCTTTTTTAGAGCTAAAAATCGAGGTAACATACTTGTTTTTTTCTGATATTAATTTCATTAAGAAGGAACTCTTAACGGGGAACAGAGAACAGGGAAATCCCCATACTTAAAAGCAGGGGATTTGAAGCGGACGTATTTTTTCTGGCGCTGTGCGTCGCAAAATAAATGTTTTTATTTTTTTTCATAAATAAATTCAGGGGCTTCAAACCCATATTCTTCGGGGCTTGGTAAGACTATAGGAATCCGATTTGATTACTGAAACTATTTGCGTAGTTAGAGAACAGGGAACAGCATCCCTATTTTTTAAATATATCTATTAGCTATTATCAACTTCTCTCAGCTAAACACATTGTCTGCCATAGACGATTAT is a genomic window of Fortiea contorta PCC 7126 containing:
- a CDS encoding response regulator transcription factor, with product MTKSANAIKILLVEDDELFRLGLKVRLEQETGLEIVAEAEDGEQAVELAKRYPLNLVLLDIGLPGIGGIEACRQIKQQQPNLPILVLTSRTEKPLITKLISAGAQGYCLKGIPPESLILALRSVAAGASWWDQTATTEIRAALESNSTPAPLEKPTQTLENPLTKREQEILALVATGKSNQEIAEILYIVPGTVRVHIHAILQKLEVRDRTQAAVLAIQKGLVSPELLIK
- a CDS encoding sensor histidine kinase, coding for MLPRFLALKKSSFNFEEPWQIYWLIGIAFAVVIALEYLTPPRYVFGYLYTGTILLASSRLNRAAMFGVTLASVGLTLLNLLIPSLEKIDPSTIANRLIAVLALLVTGWLSQRNRHNEEAIADTKAKLRSQKQLARMREDFVSTLTHDLKTPLLGAMETLKYFQSGQFGEVTPTQDKVLQTMTRSHHRTLQLVQTLLDVYRNDAEGLKLNILPVNLEALAQEVIATLGELARTRQIYVTIHYGESDYRRFSWVNGDALQLGRVFSNLLINGINHTPRGSKVEVVLESDSENQVVKILDNGPGFTAEELPHLFERFYQGHSDRHVPGSGLGLYLTRQIIAAHKGTIWAENRSPRGALFGFRLPACLPPTNVDDEA